In Lactuca sativa cultivar Salinas chromosome 5, Lsat_Salinas_v11, whole genome shotgun sequence, the DNA window tatatatatatatatatatatatatatatatattatgtgtgatATAGCCTCAGATTTATACTTTGGAGTTATATATACTAATtgttaagtatgttgttattattggttttatgttaagataaaacatgcttttacttcaagttatagtTGTTGTACTGCCTAAGTATTATGAAATTAGGACTAATGTTTAAAAGcaaagtctagtaacttagggctTTAGACACGAATATGCTTTTGCTATTAGAACTATGGGAAGTCGACAAAGTCCACATGAgctattgtattcatcaactaagattgggaatctcAAGGGAAATCCTCTGACCTGTGACCGCTAATCCCGTGCGAGCTAGGAAGTTGTGTATATATCTATGcgggttgacaaccccacacgtggttgctagctacaacccaaCAATTGGCGGGTGACGAACATGCTCATTTTATTGTTatccggcgtcgatgaagcgtgTGAAATTTATCTTAAGGTGCGAAACTTGTAGCATCAATCAGAGGTTTGAAACTAGTCATACAGTCGCGATTATGGACTCATGGTAGCACAATAATACTCAATAAACTTTATGctttgtcgatatacaagtattATTGTTAAGTATAAAGGTTTATACGTAGTAACCTTCGTTTGAATGtgattacaaacacttatatgcATAATATATGAAACTTATAGGTATACTACTTATTTagtaagtaaaccattatacctaggatatatactaTATGTTAGAGATAAGTACGAGTCATAATGACACATTTAAGATATAATTTTATACTTTTGAATTTGGAAAAAGTACTATTTTCACtcagagtcaaaacctgtggactcaccaactttatgttgacgtattttaaaaatgcacgtgttttcaggaacttgataaGCTGGAATGTTACTCAAATAGGAGAAGTTTTTCTATTATCCTCTCTGTTCATATGgatcatatacatacatacatacatacatacatacatacatacatacatacatacatacatacatacatatatatatatatatatatatatatatatatatatatatatatattaggacgTGTGAGATCAttcggatattatgtaataatCACTAGGAAACAAGAATAATGTAACTTTCTATCATCAAGATAGGTATGTAGTTTAtaaaattcttttgtactgttaaatatatgtttgataactatgatacaaaAATGAAGTTACACCGCTCGGTGTTTCCACCGCCGACtggggggtgtgacattatgcaCCACACTACGCTACTCCCTGGCCAAATAATCATCCTACTAAACCATAATCCATTTCCTTGACTTAACTGGTCTCTACCAGGTTTCACTTGCATTGCCATAATcacatgggcctcgcccacggtcTCACCCAGTCTATACCAATGAACCGGCtacgcccacgggtctcaccccatCGAGAGCTACACAGGCCCAACCTCGCCTCAGACCCCAATGGTCCTCTTCttataagagagagagaggggtagAGAGAGATGCGCTTCGAACCCACTGTCCTCCTTGCCCAAGGCATGAGCTGATCCTCTTGCATACTCACAACCACCCCCAACGAAGGTCTACCTCtaactggtgaatgctacgatcccatcgcagacttacaacacttccatatgATCTGCCATTCCAGTGAATGCTAtggccaccccgtagtcttacaacacatcTATCCTGCCATGGTCATCGCCCATGGTCTTACCACACTCTACCATATCAACCACAATCATCCTGAGTCGAACCCGCATCCGACTGAATCCCACTCAAGTGTTTGGGTCATGCTTCAAACCCCAaatccttcatcaaacaagaacaagcaGTGAGGCTCTAACACAAACCTCAACCTGGATCCATCCACATGCCTTCTATCTCTCACAAAGAAGATGCCCACCAGCTGTTggaagtttcctgaactcccaTCTTTCACAAGCTTCAATCCAGACGGCCACTTGAGTCATCTTCCCTCCTAACTGGGATATGAAGGTCACCCAAGTTTCATACCTGATTCAGCTCCGGAAATAtgaatgattctcccccacttggattcatcGAAGCTCTTCCAACCCTCATTATTTGATGGATTCCCAACCCATCTTACCCCATTATAACTCGAACTGTCGACTACCTGAGCTTACCAAGAACTAgcattccattactagccaatcccGATCATCGCACAACTCTTGTAATCCAGATAAATACTTCGCAAAATCTCATCAAGCGCGATAACCCCAATCGATTCCCATGATATTTCACCAATCCATAAGTACTTTACACTAGTGACAAAGACCATAACCCTTGCTCTGAACCAAAGAACCTTCACTGCAACTTCCCATCCTGAAAAGAATATCTGAATTCTAACCATCTTCAGCCCATGTGATAATAAAATTCCCATGGCACTTCCAATGACCAAACTAACTCATGTGGTTGCCACCTTCATCTTCTCGCTACTGATACTTCCCTAGCAACAATAGAGATTGGACCTAAAGATCTTGCCATAGACGACTGTTGATCCTACCTAAACAAAATGCAAACACGACTGAACTCTAACTTCATTGGAGAACTAACCAACTAATCTGACCATAGACCTTCCAAACGATACCGCTAAAGAACCAGAACAACAACCAAACAAACTGAAACCCGCTCAGCAAGATATGACTCACTAATGACCCTTggcatgcaaaatggcatataacaattcttgatgATATAACCCAGGCAATAACAGAGAATTAAACCAAAGATATTGCTTACCCAAAAAAATACAAGATTCCAAAGCAATATAAATATTGATAATAAGCATGAAGAAAACAAATGATAACATGCTCGCAATAGCATCTGCTGAAACTTTGGCCTCCCCCAACTAACACCAAAATGCTCGAATCCTCGTTTTTGGGGTTCCTAACCTACCCTCGTGGGTCCCTACACACTTTGCATAATGACCCCGAACCTGATGGCCTCTCGAACATGAATCCTGAGTCCTGGTTCTCATTACCTGACCTACTGAATTCTAAGTCTGCTCAGGCTTCCTCTTCCTGagatgctccaaatcaatcttacgctctcgggctctagaaatcatatcattcaaggtctcgcaccttgataaactcacaaactccctgatgtcatccctcagcaAGTCATGATATCTCACTTTCTTCGCCTCCTCGTCTGCTGTGAACTGAGGAACCAACAAAGCCCTTTCTCAAAACTTGGTAGTGATCACTACCACAGTCTCAGTCGTTTGGCGAAGATCCTAAAACTCCCTCGCCAACTACTGCACCTCCATAGATGGTGCAAACCCGACCCTGAATCGAGTCACAAACTCAACCCAAATCATCGTCTCCAGGGCTTTGCCTCCCAAAGCAAAGTGTACATCCTCCAACCAATCTCGGGCTCTGTCTTTTAGAAGACATGATGTAGATATGACCTTTGAACCCTAGGGGAAGAAACTTGTCCGGAAAGTGTTagccatgtctgataaccatttCCTAATGACAATGGGGTCCCTCCCCCAAAGAACTTGGGAGCTCCACAAGTATGGAACTCACGGAAGGAAAGAGTGTGAGCTCCAATAATAGACATAATCTTATTACGGAATGCTCCCGGGTGCTCATATAAAATATCCAAAATCCCTTCCTTGACCATACCAAATATCACAtgagtctgctccaaaataccaCGAGTAATCTCCGACAAGATGAGCTCTCGCATCCGTTCATCAATCGGCTCAGTACCTGCTCCTGAGCCTGAAACAGAACCTGAACCCCTTCCTAGTATGGTCATCACCATACCGATAAAAAAAACATCATGCAAATGATTGAAACATACCCAAGAGTCCTCGTCccacaggcttcctagattctccaagactctccccgattcgagtatggatcctgtgctttaaGTAGAACTGGCCCAATActgccttccacacctatccatactttcctcaagaatcatcccgagtcctctaagtcaccttctcaaactgataTTCCAAATGCTTGCTAAACAACGCAACCAAACCCAATAAAGCACTTCCTAGGCCTTCCAAGGTttccgacctcaccctgccatcagttgCTGAAGAACTCCCATAATGTCAGTTAACTACCTCTTGAGTACAATCACATGCAAAaaagctcaaataatccttcgagtaaaagactcatccctataacggttggactcaaacaagagttgtgcaatagggtcaaatccatcactctgagattagtcaacctttgtcacatgtgacttaacatattcaatTAATAGCTAACTCATATcacttaagagttccacaaagcacaaagtaagCATCATTCATACAGTagcactccaatccatagaataaGCAAAGAACATTCACGCTCACATACTACAACTCATGCCAGGAACTTCCACTATTACAGACAGTTGCCTTATGCATGGAAATTATACACAATATTGTTAGGGCTAGGATCTTATAATTACATTAAGGATCCTCAAAAATACTTTAGGATCCTGACTATTATCGTTTATTCTCCTATCGTTTATAACGGTTATACACTTTGTTGTTTTTCTCACATATGCAGAAATAGTCAGCGAAATACTTATTCTCAACGAATAGTCATAGTGACCATGCAAAAGACCTAGGAGATCAAGTCAAATAACGTCTATAAGTTGATCTTTGAGGATCCCATAATTTTCGGAGTTCTTGTTATTAGCTTTAGACTATAAGAAACACTTGTATTCATCACACTACACACGACACTTAGCAGAACTACGATACTTGTACTTGCTTTTCATACATACATCTCTGTAATCAACATTTTCAATCAATAAAACtatcaaggcaggtgatcattatcaccccCAAGGTTCtatgtcggagatcctagcaaggatcaagggcatTCCTTGTAAATCACTCGTGTCACTTTGAtcatcatttaatattcattcTACCCTGAACATCACAGactctcatacaatttggttgattatTGATTGTTcattttttgaccaaaacaatttggtgCCCATCGTAGGGCCGTGGTGTTCAAAATCCTTTGAAAAATCATGTCTACACAATCGACCTTGTCCTCTTCCTCAATTCCTCCCATTTCCTCCAAAAACCTTCCAACACCTCCGGATGGAGCGCCCAAGAAAACCTCAGAAGCACCTAAGAAAAACACCTCTCCGATCGTTACCCAAGGACTCCAAGATCCTCTTTTGTTGATTTCCAACAATGAAATCTTCGCTATGATGAAGAAACTAGAACAACAAGTCGCCCAGTGACAGGAGGATAACAGGTCAATTCTCAAGGAAATGGAGAGAACGAGGACATAAATCCACAAGCCTCAGGAAGCAGCACCCTCGATCTTACAACCCAAGATCCTGAACTTTGACAATAGGGGATCCTCAACGATTCGCCGTGAGATAGGATCCTCAATACCGACCTCTGTTCTTGGCTGGGGTGCGACTCCAAGAGAACAAGACCATACGAACCAAGATCCCAACAAAACCTTTGTTACTCCCAATAAAAAAAAGATCCTGGTAAACTTGTCAATAAGAATATATTTCCCACTAACTCTATGGATCTTGATACAGGTTTAAGCCCGATCATGGCTAAAGAACTTTAGCAGTTAAGGTAGATGATCTCAAGCATGCCTGGAGTAGTTCAACCTGTAATGAAAGTATCCCGCACAAGCCACAGGATATCCAGATTTGTTATAGCGATAGCTGATACCGAAGTCCCAAAGCGCTTTCAGACCCCCAACATGAAGGCTTATGACAGGACTATAGATCCTGAGGAACATGTGGCACAATACAGGGAAGGGATGGAGGTCATTCACATTCCTACTCACTTAAAAAAAGCTTGCATGTGCAAGGGGTTTGGTTCAACCCTCACGGGATCAGCCTTAAAATGGCTCCTTAACGTTCCTCCTTTTTCTATTCCATAGTTttcttatttgattaatttatttaacAATCAGTTTTCTTGTAGGAAAACATTCGAAAAGATCATTGGTGATCTCTGTCGAGTGGTCTAGGATCCTAAGGAATTCCTTAGGACTTTTGTGAATAGATTTGGCAGGGAAGCTAAGTATCCCTAACATCGACATGGCGACTGCAGTTGAAGCCTTTAAAATGGGCTTAAAGAAGGATTCTCCCTTCTATGAAGACCTCGTAATGAGTCCATGCAAGAGGATGGAAGAAGTCAGAAGCAGAGCACTAAGGTTCATCAGGATCGAAGAAGACAAGGAGATCCAAAAGAGGAGCAACCCACCAAGCTCTTATGATCACACCTATAGAAAGGCCGACTCCTCGGCCCAAAGATGCTATAAGTCAAAACCATATTCCAAACCTGACCATCATAGGGTTAATGCCCTTGAAGATGAGGGAGAGGAAAAAGATCTTCCTAAAATTACTGACTATTTCTTTTCTGTGGATATTTTAGGTATAATATTCGCTATGCAGGATCTTGGAGACAAAGCAAGATGGCCAAGAAATGGAGAAAAATCCACCGCTTGGAAAGACAAGCCCAAATGGTGTGCATACCATGAAGACTTTGGTCACATCACAGAGGATTGCATAACTCTTAGGAAGGAGATAAGCTACCTCCTAGGCAAAGGATACCTCAAATAAATCCTTGTAAGAAGAAAGGAGAGATCCAAAGAGAACGATCTGGATCTCTAGAAGATCCTCAACAGATCAGGATCCCCCCTGCTGACGCTAAGGTAATCAATATGATCTCTGGAGGATCTGACATTTGTGGTACCTCTTATGCTGCAGCAAAGAGGCACGCCATGTTATCCAAAATAGAGAAGGAAAAAGGACCACAGAAGAACACTTCAATCAAAAATGATAAGGAGATCACCTTCGACGAAGCAGATAGACAAGACATCCAGGATCCTCACCATGACGGATTGGTGATAACTCTCTACATTGCTAACTATTTCTTCAGAAGGATCCTCATCGATGGAGGGTCCTCAGTCAACATCATACTCGTAGACGCCTTAAAAAGAATGAACATCCCGGAGTCTGAAATAGTTAGAAGATCCTCAGTGTTGATCAGATTCAACGGCGAAACCAAACACATTGTCGGTGAAATAAAGCTTCCTATCTATATAGAGGTGGTAAACTCTATACAATGTTTTTGTGTAGTTGATACGTTATCCTCTTATAATGTTATACTAGGAAGACCATGGATCCACGAAATGAAGGCCGTCCCATCgacttatcatcaatgtgtaaAGATGTCCACCCTATGGGGGACAGTGAAGATCATAGGCGATCAACAGGAGTCCAAAGAATGTTAGAAGACTTTGATGAAAGCCTTGACAATACCACGACAAACATAGCATATAAAGTAGTGGCACAAGATGTTTTGGAAACAAGAGAACAAGATATAAAAAATGTGCCCCTGAACCTTGAGGATCATGAAGCCAAAGTTCTCATAGGATCCTCAAAGCTAGAATCAAGACGTTTGCATGGAAGCATGAGGACATGATAGGTATAGACAAAAGTATAATAACCCATAACATTGATCCATCTTTC includes these proteins:
- the LOC111897549 gene encoding uncharacterized protein LOC111897549, translated to MISGGSDICGTSYAAAKRHAMLSKIEKEKGPQKNTSIKNDKEITFDEADRQDIQDPHHDGLVITLYIANYFFRRILIDGGSSVNIILVDALKRMNIPESEIVRRSSVLIRFNGETKHIVGEIKLPIYIEVVNSIQCFCVVDTLSSYNVILGRPWIHEMKAVPSTYHQCVKMSTLWGTVKIIGDQQESKEC